The Alosa sapidissima isolate fAloSap1 chromosome 16, fAloSap1.pri, whole genome shotgun sequence genome has a segment encoding these proteins:
- the LOC121685547 gene encoding phytanoyl-CoA hydroxylase-interacting protein-like: MEVPSLGHNITSPISPCEGMVNNLSLESLELCERDGGKPEASGMVEMEELPVPQNIKISNITCDSFKICWDMDPRVKEKITHYFIDLNKKENKNSNKFKHKDVPTKLVAKAVPLPMTVRGHWFLSPRTEYTVAVQTASKQSDGDYAVSEWSDIIEFCTADYSTVHLNQLMQKAEAIAGRMLKFSVFYRNQHKEYFDHVKEVQGSRMLPSVKDNSGSHGSPISGKLEGILFSCNTEFNTGQPPQDSPYGRLRFTVPAQTLFGPHTRLYFGDFYCMYTAYHYVILVVAPRGSPGDIFCQDRLPELNVADNRFLTRVATEDGQLEFRHAQDVILEVIYTEPVELAQGTVAEISGHQLSSLSTLNAKKDPSCKTCNISVGR; encoded by the exons GAGGCAAGCCAGAGGCGAGCGGCATGGTAGAGATGGAGGAGCTCCCTGTTCCCCAAAACATTAAGATCAGCAACATCACATGCGACTCCTTCAAGATTTGCTGGGACATGGACCCTCGGGTCAAGGAAAAAATAACACACTACTTCATAGACCTgaacaaaaaggaaaacaagAACTCCAATAAGTTCAAACACAAG GACGTCCCCACCAAACTGGTTGCTAAGGCAGTGCCGTTGCCAATGACAGTGCGAGGCCATTGGTTCCTGAGCCCGCGCACAGAGTACACAGTTGCCGTGCAGACAGCCTCCAAACAGAGTGATGGGGATTACGCTGTATCAGAGTGGAGTGACATCATTGAGTTTTGTACTGCTG ATTATTCCACAGTGCATCTGAATCAGCTGATGCAGAAAGCGGAGGCCATCGCTGGAAGAATGCTTAAATTCTCAGTGTTCTACAGGAACCAACACAAAGAGTACTTCGACCATGTTAA GGAGGTACAGGGGAGTCGTATGCTCCCATCAGTGAAGGACAACAGTGGCAGCCACGGCTCCCCCATCAGTGGCAAGCTGGAGGGCATCTTATTCAGCTGCAACACAGAGTTCAATACGGGCCAGCCTCCCCAGGACTCCCCCTACGGCCGTCTGCGCTTTACTGTCCCCGCCCAGACCCTGTTCGGCCCGCACACTCGCCTTTACTTCGGTGACTTCTACTGTATGTACACGGCTTACCACTATGTCATCCTGGTGGTGGCCCCCAGGGGGTCACCTGGCGACATCTTCTGCCAGGACCGGCTGCCAGAGCTCAACGTGGCTGACAACCGCTTCCTGACGCGCGTGGCAACTGAGGACGGGCAGCTGGAGTTCCGACATGCCCAGGACGTGATCCTGGAGGTCATCTACACTGAGCCTGTGGAGCTGGCTCAGGGGACTGTAGCCGAGATCAGCGGACACCAGCTCAGTAGCCTGTCCACTCTCAACGCCAAGAAGGACCCAAGCTGCAAGACGTGCAACATTAGTGTGGGTCGCTAG
- the exo1 gene encoding exonuclease 1 isoform X1, with amino-acid sequence MGIQGLLQFLKDATEPINVKKYKGQTVAVDTYCWLHKGAFACAEKLAKGEPTDQYVTYCMKFVDMLLSFGVKPILVFDGRNLPSKQEVDKARGERRQANLQRGKQLLREGKVSEARECFTRCVSVTPSMAHEVIKAARIRCVDCIVAPYEADAQLAFLNKADIAQAIITEDSDLLAFGCKKVVLKMDKQGNGLEIDQNHLGRCHTLGNVFTEEKFRHMCILSGCDYLASLYGIGLGKACKLLRMANNPDILKVIKKMGQYLKMNITVPDEYIEGFIKANNTFLYQLVFDPINRKVVPLNPYADAIDPATLGYAGVNVGDKKGLQMALGNVDIHTMEKIDDFDPDKTSVQPTKPRSRGWNDRQDRKALQHTSIWSKGYVPGLTTAPSASSSVREKLSPTKGKERVVSMKGLKLSLKEPQVKRPRQDSSISEDDLLHQYSTSDQKRQRTETSPRASAPVTPETRGCKENRAPAENKPRNRFATLLQRRNQTESGDKEHHGTVSRFFRSSSSSCTAVESPGPSAQDCSSQAGSAERERECSNLVCSEGDSTPKTEADDPLLVCEESCSPPASPPAQRPSQGLGVFSWSGSSSSSTSSFSSRQPSTPALSGIAALQQFQRKKEIWSRSGIVQGHQVQRQTSRVSDADEEEEERADMSERERSPNSPPSQDSAYFSQPNSTFGSLEETPTSSFTQLLDTSTPTEIKGSSQGYSAYWESSSRLSPEGSPTDTCSPTDTCSPTDTCSPTDTCSPEKVRSTPMRPKQVAGLPRVRTTDAGRVGKIRTSAPARASGLRKKPAGSGKRSSNDENQPAVQATISGLWKSFGFKKETTKIAPCKKVEPMSPVKENVPASCSPH; translated from the exons ATGGGAATTCAGGGCCTGTTACAGTTTCTAAAGGATGCTACAGAGCCCATAAACGTCAAAAAATACAAAGGCCAGACAGTGGCCGTGGATACATATTGCTGGCTGCATAAAGGAGCATTCGCATGTGCTGAAAAACTAGCCAAAGGAGAACCTACGGATCA ATATGTAACATATTGCATGAAATTTGTGGACATGCTCTTGTCCTTCGGTGtcaagcctatcctggtgttTGATGGCCGTAACCTACCATCGAAGCAGGAGGTTGACAAGGCACGTGGAGA GCGTCGACAGGCCAATTTACAGCGGGGCAAACAGCTCCTTCGTGAGGGAAAGGTATCTGAAGCACGAGAATGCTTCACTCGATGTGTTAGTGTCACTCCCTCCATGGCTCATGAAGTAATCAAG GCTGCCAGGATAAGGTGTGTGGACTGTATAGTGGCTCCATATGAGGCTGATGCCCAGCTGGCCTTCCTGAACAAAGCAGACATTGCCCAGGCCATCATCACAGAGGATTCAGACCTGCTAGCGTTTGGCTGTAAGAAG GTTGTATTAAAGATGGACAAGCAGGGCAATGGTTTGGAGATCGACCAGAACCACCTGGGGCGCTGCCACACCCTGGGGAACGTCTTCACGGAGGAGAAGTTCCGCCACATGTGCATCCTCTCAGGCTGTGACTACCTGGCCTCTCTCTATGGCATCGGCCTGGGCAAGGCCTGCAAGCTCCTCCGCATGGCCAACAACCCTGACATCCTCAAG GTGATTAAGAAAATGGGCCAGTACTTGAAAATGAACATAACAGTTCCAGATGAATATATAGAGGGATTCATCAAGGCCAACAACACCTTCCTCTACCAGCTCGTGTTTGACCCCATCAACAGGAAGGTGGTTCCACTAAACCCTTATGCAGATGCAATTGATCCAGCAACCCTTGGCTATGCAGGAGT AAATGTGGGCGATAAGAAAGGTTTGCAGATGGCCCTGGGAAATGTTGATATTCACACGATGGAAAAGATAGATGACTTTGATCCTGATAAAACATCTGTACAG CCCACCAAACCTCGCAGTCGAGGTTGGAATGATCGGCAAGATCGTAAGGCCCTCCAGCACACCAGTATATGGAGCAAAGGCTATGTCCCAGGCCTGACCACCGCTCCCAGTGCCTCCTCATCTGTCCGGGAGAAGCTCTCTCCCACCAAGGGGAAGGAAAGAGTGGTCAGCATGAAGGGCCTGAAACTCTCTCTTAAAGAACCACAGGTCAAGAGACCCAGACAAG ACTCCAGTATTTCAGAAGATGACTTGCTGCATCAGTACTCTACCTCAGACCAGAAACGGCAACGCACAGAGACCTCACCCCGTGCCAGCGCACCTGTCACGCCAGAGACCAGGGGCTGCAAGGAGAACCGCGCTCCCGCTGAGAACAAACCACGGAACCGGTTTGCTACATTACTGCAAAGGAGGAACCAAACAGAGAGTGGAGACAAAGAACATCATGGAACAGTCAGCAG GTTCttccgcagcagcagcagcagctgcacaGCAGTAGAGAGTCCTGGTCCTTCAGCACAGGATTGTTCTTCTCAGGCTGGatccgcagagagagagagagagtgctccaACCTGGTCTGCTCCGAGGGAGACTCCACGCCAAAGACAGAGGCTGACGACCCGCTTCTGGTCTGTGAGGAGTCCTGCAGCCCGCCAGCTTCTCCCCCCGCCCAGCGACCCAGCCAGGGCCTGGGGGTGTTCAGCTGGTCTGGCAGCtcttcctcctctacctcctccttttcctcacGCCAGCCCAGCACCCCAGCCTTGTCGGGGATCGCCGCCCTGCAGCAGTTCCAGCGGAAGAAGGAGATCTGGTCCCGGTCCGGCATCGTCCAGGGGCACCAGGTCCAGCGACAGACCTCCCGCGTGTCAGAcgcagatgaggaagaggaggagagggcggACATGTCTGAGAGGGAGCGGTCCCCCAACTCACCGCCCTCCCAGGACAGCGCCTACTTCTCCCAGCCCAATAGCACCTTTGGCAGCCTGGAGGAGACCCCCACATCCTCCTTCACACAGCTCCTGGACACGTCCACTCCCACGGAGATAAAGGGCTCCTCACAAGGCTACTCAGCATATTGG GAATCGTCTTCCCGGCTGAGCCCCGAGGGGAGTCCCACAGACACCTGCAGTCCCACAGACACCTGCAGTCCCACAGACACCTGCAGTCCCACAGACACCTGCAGTCCAGAGAAGGTCAGGTCCACTCCCATGAGACCAAAG CAGGTAGCAGGCCTTCCTCGCGTGCGGACCACTGACGCGGGCAGAGTGGGGAAGATCCGCACCTCTGCTCCGGCGCGGGCCAGCGGCCTACGCAAAAAGCCCGCGGGGTCTGGGAAGAGGTCCAGTAATGACGAGAACCAGCCGGCCGTGCAGGCCACCATCAGTGGCCTGTGGAAGAGCTTTGGATTCAAGAA AGAAACCACAAAGATTGCTCCATGTAAGAAAGTGGAACCCATGTCACCGGTGAAGGAGAATGTGCCTGCATCATGCTCCCCCCACTAG
- the exo1 gene encoding exonuclease 1 isoform X2 — MGIQGLLQFLKDATEPINVKKYKGQTVAVDTYCWLHKGAFACAEKLAKGEPTDQYVTYCMKFVDMLLSFGVKPILVFDGRNLPSKQEVDKARGERRQANLQRGKQLLREGKVSEARECFTRCVSVTPSMAHEVIKAARIRCVDCIVAPYEADAQLAFLNKADIAQAIITEDSDLLAFGCKKVVLKMDKQGNGLEIDQNHLGRCHTLGNVFTEEKFRHMCILSGCDYLASLYGIGLGKACKLLRMANNPDILKVIKKMGQYLKMNITVPDEYIEGFIKANNTFLYQLVFDPINRKVVPLNPYADAIDPATLGYAGVNVGDKKGLQMALGNVDIHTMEKIDDFDPDKTSVQPTKPRSRGWNDRQDRKALQHTSIWSKGYVPGLTTAPSASSSVREKLSPTKGKERVVSMKGLKLSLKEPQVKRPRQDSSISEDDLLHQYSTSDQKRQRTETSPRASAPVTPETRGCKENRAPAENKPRNRFATLLQRRNQTESGDKEHHGTVSRFFRSSSSSCTAVESPGPSAQDCSSQAGSAERERECSNLVCSEGDSTPKTEADDPLLVCEESCSPPASPPAQRPSQGLGVFSWSGSSSSSTSSFSSRQPSTPALSGIAALQQFQRKKEIWSRSGIVQGHQVQRQTSRVSDADEEEEERADMSERERSPNSPPSQDSAYFSQPNSTFGSLEETPTSSFTQLLDTSTPTEIKGSSQGYSAYWESSSRLSPEGSPTDTCSPTDTCSPTDTCSPTDTCSPEKVRSTPMRPKVAGLPRVRTTDAGRVGKIRTSAPARASGLRKKPAGSGKRSSNDENQPAVQATISGLWKSFGFKKETTKIAPCKKVEPMSPVKENVPASCSPH, encoded by the exons ATGGGAATTCAGGGCCTGTTACAGTTTCTAAAGGATGCTACAGAGCCCATAAACGTCAAAAAATACAAAGGCCAGACAGTGGCCGTGGATACATATTGCTGGCTGCATAAAGGAGCATTCGCATGTGCTGAAAAACTAGCCAAAGGAGAACCTACGGATCA ATATGTAACATATTGCATGAAATTTGTGGACATGCTCTTGTCCTTCGGTGtcaagcctatcctggtgttTGATGGCCGTAACCTACCATCGAAGCAGGAGGTTGACAAGGCACGTGGAGA GCGTCGACAGGCCAATTTACAGCGGGGCAAACAGCTCCTTCGTGAGGGAAAGGTATCTGAAGCACGAGAATGCTTCACTCGATGTGTTAGTGTCACTCCCTCCATGGCTCATGAAGTAATCAAG GCTGCCAGGATAAGGTGTGTGGACTGTATAGTGGCTCCATATGAGGCTGATGCCCAGCTGGCCTTCCTGAACAAAGCAGACATTGCCCAGGCCATCATCACAGAGGATTCAGACCTGCTAGCGTTTGGCTGTAAGAAG GTTGTATTAAAGATGGACAAGCAGGGCAATGGTTTGGAGATCGACCAGAACCACCTGGGGCGCTGCCACACCCTGGGGAACGTCTTCACGGAGGAGAAGTTCCGCCACATGTGCATCCTCTCAGGCTGTGACTACCTGGCCTCTCTCTATGGCATCGGCCTGGGCAAGGCCTGCAAGCTCCTCCGCATGGCCAACAACCCTGACATCCTCAAG GTGATTAAGAAAATGGGCCAGTACTTGAAAATGAACATAACAGTTCCAGATGAATATATAGAGGGATTCATCAAGGCCAACAACACCTTCCTCTACCAGCTCGTGTTTGACCCCATCAACAGGAAGGTGGTTCCACTAAACCCTTATGCAGATGCAATTGATCCAGCAACCCTTGGCTATGCAGGAGT AAATGTGGGCGATAAGAAAGGTTTGCAGATGGCCCTGGGAAATGTTGATATTCACACGATGGAAAAGATAGATGACTTTGATCCTGATAAAACATCTGTACAG CCCACCAAACCTCGCAGTCGAGGTTGGAATGATCGGCAAGATCGTAAGGCCCTCCAGCACACCAGTATATGGAGCAAAGGCTATGTCCCAGGCCTGACCACCGCTCCCAGTGCCTCCTCATCTGTCCGGGAGAAGCTCTCTCCCACCAAGGGGAAGGAAAGAGTGGTCAGCATGAAGGGCCTGAAACTCTCTCTTAAAGAACCACAGGTCAAGAGACCCAGACAAG ACTCCAGTATTTCAGAAGATGACTTGCTGCATCAGTACTCTACCTCAGACCAGAAACGGCAACGCACAGAGACCTCACCCCGTGCCAGCGCACCTGTCACGCCAGAGACCAGGGGCTGCAAGGAGAACCGCGCTCCCGCTGAGAACAAACCACGGAACCGGTTTGCTACATTACTGCAAAGGAGGAACCAAACAGAGAGTGGAGACAAAGAACATCATGGAACAGTCAGCAG GTTCttccgcagcagcagcagcagctgcacaGCAGTAGAGAGTCCTGGTCCTTCAGCACAGGATTGTTCTTCTCAGGCTGGatccgcagagagagagagagagtgctccaACCTGGTCTGCTCCGAGGGAGACTCCACGCCAAAGACAGAGGCTGACGACCCGCTTCTGGTCTGTGAGGAGTCCTGCAGCCCGCCAGCTTCTCCCCCCGCCCAGCGACCCAGCCAGGGCCTGGGGGTGTTCAGCTGGTCTGGCAGCtcttcctcctctacctcctccttttcctcacGCCAGCCCAGCACCCCAGCCTTGTCGGGGATCGCCGCCCTGCAGCAGTTCCAGCGGAAGAAGGAGATCTGGTCCCGGTCCGGCATCGTCCAGGGGCACCAGGTCCAGCGACAGACCTCCCGCGTGTCAGAcgcagatgaggaagaggaggagagggcggACATGTCTGAGAGGGAGCGGTCCCCCAACTCACCGCCCTCCCAGGACAGCGCCTACTTCTCCCAGCCCAATAGCACCTTTGGCAGCCTGGAGGAGACCCCCACATCCTCCTTCACACAGCTCCTGGACACGTCCACTCCCACGGAGATAAAGGGCTCCTCACAAGGCTACTCAGCATATTGG GAATCGTCTTCCCGGCTGAGCCCCGAGGGGAGTCCCACAGACACCTGCAGTCCCACAGACACCTGCAGTCCCACAGACACCTGCAGTCCCACAGACACCTGCAGTCCAGAGAAGGTCAGGTCCACTCCCATGAGACCAAAG GTAGCAGGCCTTCCTCGCGTGCGGACCACTGACGCGGGCAGAGTGGGGAAGATCCGCACCTCTGCTCCGGCGCGGGCCAGCGGCCTACGCAAAAAGCCCGCGGGGTCTGGGAAGAGGTCCAGTAATGACGAGAACCAGCCGGCCGTGCAGGCCACCATCAGTGGCCTGTGGAAGAGCTTTGGATTCAAGAA AGAAACCACAAAGATTGCTCCATGTAAGAAAGTGGAACCCATGTCACCGGTGAAGGAGAATGTGCCTGCATCATGCTCCCCCCACTAG